In Pseudomonas sp. GCEP-101, one DNA window encodes the following:
- the fliJ gene encoding flagellar export protein FliJ, translated as MNRRAERLAPVVNMALKAEREAARQLGQMQGQLQQAQRKLAELERYRFDYQQQWITNGQQGVSGQWLINYQRFLSQLEGAVEQQNRSVAFHENNVGKAREIWQEKYARLEGLRKLVERYREEARLAADKYEQKQLDEFAQRLKPSSD; from the coding sequence GTGAATCGCCGCGCCGAACGCCTCGCCCCGGTGGTGAACATGGCGCTCAAGGCCGAGCGCGAGGCCGCGCGCCAGCTCGGCCAGATGCAGGGCCAGTTGCAGCAGGCGCAGCGCAAGCTCGCCGAGCTGGAACGCTACCGCTTCGACTACCAGCAGCAGTGGATCACCAACGGCCAGCAGGGCGTCAGCGGCCAGTGGCTGATCAACTACCAGCGCTTCCTTTCCCAGCTCGAAGGCGCCGTCGAACAGCAGAATCGCTCGGTGGCCTTCCACGAGAACAACGTGGGCAAGGCGCGGGAGATCTGGCAGGAGAAATACGCCCGCCTCGAAGGCCTGCGCAAGCTGGTGGAGCGCTACCGCGAGGAAGCCCGCCTGGCCGCCGACAAGTACGAGCAGAAGCAGCTCGACGAATTCGCCCAGCGGCTGAAACCGTCCTCCGACTGA
- the fliI gene encoding flagellar protein export ATPase FliI has translation MRLDRVSFARRLQGYTDAVDLPAQPVVEGRLLRMVGLTLEAEGLQAAVGSRCQVINDGGYHPVQVEAEVMGFAGSKIYLMPVGSLAGIAPGARVVPLPDSGRLPMGMSMLGRVLDGVGRALDGKGGMRAEDWVPIDGPIINPLARDPIHEPMDVGIRSINSLLTVGRGQRLGLFAGTGVGKSVLLGMMTRFTKADIIVVGLIGERGREVKEFIEHILGEEGLKRSVVVASPADDAPLMRLRAAQYCTRIAEYFRDKGKNVLLLMDSLTRYAQAQREIALAIGEPPATKGYPPSVFAKLPRLVERAGNGEKGGGSITAFYTVLSEGDDQQDPIADAARGVLDGHFVLSRRLAEEGHYPAIDIEASISRVMPQVTSPEHMRDAQRFKQLWSRYQQSRDLISVGAYVAGGDPETDLAIQRFPIMRQFLRQALDESQNLDDSRLLLDAVVSGKAG, from the coding sequence ATGCGCCTTGACCGCGTCAGTTTCGCCCGACGCCTGCAGGGCTACACCGACGCCGTGGACCTGCCCGCCCAGCCGGTGGTGGAAGGGCGCCTGCTGCGCATGGTCGGCCTGACCCTGGAGGCCGAAGGCCTGCAGGCCGCCGTCGGCAGCCGTTGCCAGGTGATCAACGACGGCGGCTATCACCCGGTGCAGGTGGAAGCCGAAGTCATGGGCTTTGCCGGCAGCAAGATCTACCTGATGCCGGTGGGCAGCCTCGCCGGCATCGCCCCCGGCGCCCGCGTGGTGCCGCTGCCGGATTCCGGCCGCCTGCCCATGGGCATGTCCATGCTCGGTCGCGTGCTCGATGGTGTCGGCCGCGCGCTGGACGGCAAGGGCGGCATGCGCGCCGAAGACTGGGTGCCGATCGATGGCCCGATCATCAACCCGCTGGCGCGCGACCCGATCCATGAACCCATGGACGTCGGCATCCGCTCGATCAACTCCCTGCTCACCGTCGGCCGCGGCCAGCGCCTGGGCCTGTTCGCCGGCACCGGCGTGGGTAAATCGGTGCTGCTGGGGATGATGACCCGCTTCACCAAGGCCGACATCATCGTGGTCGGGCTGATCGGCGAGCGGGGCCGCGAGGTGAAGGAATTCATCGAGCACATCCTCGGCGAGGAAGGCCTCAAGCGCTCCGTGGTGGTCGCCTCGCCTGCCGACGATGCGCCGCTGATGCGCCTGCGCGCCGCGCAGTACTGCACGCGCATCGCCGAATATTTCCGCGACAAGGGCAAGAACGTCCTGCTGCTGATGGACTCCCTGACCCGCTACGCCCAGGCCCAGCGCGAGATCGCCCTGGCCATCGGCGAGCCGCCGGCGACCAAGGGCTACCCGCCGTCGGTGTTCGCCAAGCTGCCGCGCCTGGTGGAGCGCGCCGGCAACGGCGAGAAGGGCGGCGGTTCGATCACCGCGTTCTACACCGTGCTCAGTGAAGGCGACGACCAGCAGGACCCGATCGCCGATGCCGCGCGCGGCGTGCTCGATGGCCACTTCGTGCTGTCGCGCCGGCTGGCCGAGGAAGGCCATTACCCGGCCATCGACATCGAAGCCTCGATCAGCCGGGTGATGCCCCAGGTCACCAGCCCCGAACATATGCGCGACGCCCAGCGCTTCAAGCAGTTGTGGTCGCGCTACCAGCAGAGCCGCGACCTGATCAGCGTCGGCGCCTACGTGGCCGGCGGCGATCCGGAGACCGACCTGGCCATCCAGCGCTTCCCGATCATGCGCCAGTTCCTCCGCCAGGCCCTGGACGAAAGCCAGAACCTCGACGACAGCCGCCTGCTGCTGGACGCGGTCGTCAGCGGCAAGGCCGGCTGA